GCTCGTAAATACCTGCGTCGGGAGCAAGGTAACCGGGTATCAACATACCTGCCGTTTTCAGTACCCCGCTGACATCAAACAGGTCGCCCACTGGGAAATCAATCGGCAGCAACCATTCTGTCTTTTTAGGTTTCGCTTTCAATCTACCCACCTTGAGGAAATCGACCATCCACACGCCATTGAGCACTTGAGCACTAAGCACTAAGCACTAAGCACTAAGCACTAAGCACTAAGCACCGGCCTATCATCGCAGGGCGTTGGCATAGACAAGGTGCCAAATGGGCTTTCCAATCCCGCTAAGGGATGATTCCGCCGAGGATATCTAAAGATTCTTATCACCTACCTGGCCTCGGGGAACTGGCCGTGGTGAACATTTACGGGGGCCATCACTTGGAACGCTCTTGATAACCAACCTTGAGAAACCTGTCGGCCTTTGTGAAGGCTGCACGTTTCAAGCCTTCAAGATCCAATCTCAAGCGAGAGTTGAGATCTGCCTCGTAGATCTTGTCACTATTCAACGTCAGAATGTATTGTCGATTTTTAAGCGTTTCAACATTATCACTGAGATAGTTCAGGCTTTTCAAAAGAGTGTCGTAATCAACATCGAAGATGTTGTCATGAATCAGCATACCTGGATGCCTCTTATCAATTTCAGAGCATGTCAGCAGGCCGATGTCATACAAGAATACTTTTTCGCGCTCGTTGCTATGGCTACCATCATCATAAATTCGCAAATCGAAATTGACGACTTCTTTTTTCTTCGTGATTTCCACTTCAAAGGAGCCATGTCGATTCCCCGCGACAACCTCGTGCACATCAAGAATTGTCTGCTCGAGAGACTTGATAACGTTAGATGCGTTTGCCACGAAACTATCGAGCAGAAATATCAAGCCATAACGCTCGTTGCTCTTGTCCTTCTTTTCTCGCTCGTACTCTGAATGCTTTCTTATAAAAGCAGACAGCGAAGCATGATCTTCCAATTTTTTCTGGTAGGTTGCGATAGTCTGACGAAGGTTTTTTAATGCACCCTTATGATCAATCAATATCAGCTTTTCTCGATACAATCGATCAAGACGGATAATATTATCTTCAATTAATTTAAGTGTACTCTCCAGCTCTTCTCGACGACCTTCAATCAAAGTTCTCTGAAAATTATCGATTTTCTTCTTGAACGCAGTAACCTCTTCAAGCTGCTTCTTGATAAGGTCTCCCAGACCTACCTTAAACTGATTGTAGAGTTCCGCCACCTCTACTTCATCAATGTAGTTATCACCGCGAAACATCTTGATTTTCGAAAGCTCGGACTTTATGACAGTCTGGCGAGATCTAAACTCTTCAATCTGCGTTTCAATCTCAACTACCTCATCCCTAACAATGTTGTAACCTTCGATATTTTCTAGCTGTTCCATCTCGCGATGGATTCTGCCGACCTGACTGGTCAGTTCGTTCAAGTCCGCCTTGGCTTCAGATATATTTTTGCCAGTGATTGATACTATGTTTTCTTTGGACTTGGAGATCGCTTTAGCGAGCTTATCTATTTCGTTCGATAAAGATTTTGCCTGCCTGTATGGTTTAGGATCAATCCCAAGCAGAAATAGGTGCGGCGTGTAGTCCGCCGGAATATTTCGATTGGTATCAAAGCATTTTACAATAGATTTAAACTCCGACCGTTCATCCCGAATGATCGGCCCCATCAATGAACGAAAAGATGGGATGCTTTCATTGTCACTAGCACCATAAAGAAGACTCGTCAGATAGCTAGTCGCATCCTCAATTTCAATGATGGGAACGATATTTCCATCTATGATGAGAGTTGGAGACTTATGATTCTCGATGCTTCGCTTGATCGTGATTGGCGTATTGTTAATTTCTATATCTATACAGATTAGGGTGCTGTGTGGGAAGGCTTCATCTGGAATCAGCGAAACACGACTTTCCTCGTACCGCTTAAGTAAACCGTAGTTTATGAACTCTACGGCCATCGACTTACCGACACCGTTTGTCTTGACGTTGTCTTTAGTCGTCTCGCCTAGGATAAGGTTTATTCCATCAACAAAAGTAATTGGATCGAAAACCCGAGGCTCACTGTATAGCTTTCTAATTCTTAGCATTTCGCTACCAAATATGGCTCTTGGAAATCTATGACATCAAGAGAATACAAGAAAATTATCGCGTAATAGATGCTTCTAGCACTGACCCCACCAGGCTTTGTAATTTTTTTTGCCACATCAAATATGCTAACCCGAGCCTCTCCTGATTCTTGTAGGAGTTTCAGAATCTCAAAGCCGAGCATAGGAGCCGACTTTCTCAGGTCATCATCTTTAGAAAATAGATTAGACAAGTGCAGTGTCCTTGTAGGGGAAGACATTGCATTTCATCAACTGGTCGATTACGAAAAACTCACCTGCCCCTCTATCGAAGGTGTAGCCGTTTTTTTCAAGTAGATCGCTGAAGCCTGCGATCAGCTGATCCAACGCCTGCTTGGGATTACCGCAGCACTCCTTGAGTATGGCGTCACTGCGCCTCTTTAGGTAGGTAGCAGCTCGGCGAATTTTAACCTGCCCAAAATCAGCTTCTTTCTTAACGGCTTCTAAAATAGCACCGTACTCGATATAACCATCGCTATACATATCGACGAGGAAGTCGGCATGATCAGCGAAGCGTTGATAGATCTTCTCCTCTGGAATGGGCTCTTCAAGATACCCATTACCGGCATCTTCATGCTTCTCGTCACTGATATATTCGATTATTCCAAGTATCGTCATAACCTCGTTGGCAAGGCTCTTTTGTGCCGGAGGCGCAATCTCAGCGTCCATGAAGTCTACAATCGCTTTTAGCCTTTGCAAATCAGGATCACTGGTGATTTTCTTGATTAGATCCTCAACATCAATGATGTCAGTTTTGGTATCGAGAAAATACTCAACCCCGCCAACGGTGGGTGCCTCATGATTGGATTTTCTAACTATATTCAGGATGAGCAGCTTATCAAACTGTTCATAGAGATTTTTTTCTATAAATTTTTCAACAGTATACTTTGTCTTGGCTAGTGCCGAAGTGGATGTCACCTGTATCGCGATCCTCTTCTCACTATCGCCAAGATCTATCGCGGCGGCATTGAGGTCAAGGATGTTAATATTCTTGAGGTTATACCCATAAACCAAATTCAAGAGGCCGCAGTAGAAATCTTCGGCTCCCCTGTTGATATCCGTCAAACTAAGGCTATTGTTAAGCTCGACTTCATTTTTGAGCCAACCTAGCCATTTAATTATTTTTTTCTGATAATCAACTCGATTCATGCTCTACGCCCCCCTCCCTGGCGTATGAGAGTATATGAAGAATGCAACCTACGGAGAAGAGAATGATGGCACTCTGCAATTTTGCCTGCTCTCCGTAGCTAAAATCATGCAGCGCTGTATGAATACACAGCAACATCGCTTGACCATCGACCATTTCAGAATCGCAGGAACCGGGACACGCT
The genomic region above belongs to Pseudomonas poae and contains:
- a CDS encoding SMEK domain-containing protein translates to MNRVDYQKKIIKWLGWLKNEVELNNSLSLTDINRGAEDFYCGLLNLVYGYNLKNINILDLNAAAIDLGDSEKRIAIQVTSTSALAKTKYTVEKFIEKNLYEQFDKLLILNIVRKSNHEAPTVGGVEYFLDTKTDIIDVEDLIKKITSDPDLQRLKAIVDFMDAEIAPPAQKSLANEVMTILGIIEYISDEKHEDAGNGYLEEPIPEEKIYQRFADHADFLVDMYSDGYIEYGAILEAVKKEADFGQVKIRRAATYLKRRSDAILKECCGNPKQALDQLIAGFSDLLEKNGYTFDRGAGEFFVIDQLMKCNVFPYKDTALV
- a CDS encoding DUF2326 domain-containing protein, encoding MAVEFINYGLLKRYEESRVSLIPDEAFPHSTLICIDIEINNTPITIKRSIENHKSPTLIIDGNIVPIIEIEDATSYLTSLLYGASDNESIPSFRSLMGPIIRDERSEFKSIVKCFDTNRNIPADYTPHLFLLGIDPKPYRQAKSLSNEIDKLAKAISKSKENIVSITGKNISEAKADLNELTSQVGRIHREMEQLENIEGYNIVRDEVVEIETQIEEFRSRQTVIKSELSKIKMFRGDNYIDEVEVAELYNQFKVGLGDLIKKQLEEVTAFKKKIDNFQRTLIEGRREELESTLKLIEDNIIRLDRLYREKLILIDHKGALKNLRQTIATYQKKLEDHASLSAFIRKHSEYEREKKDKSNERYGLIFLLDSFVANASNVIKSLEQTILDVHEVVAGNRHGSFEVEITKKKEVVNFDLRIYDDGSHSNEREKVFLYDIGLLTCSEIDKRHPGMLIHDNIFDVDYDTLLKSLNYLSDNVETLKNRQYILTLNSDKIYEADLNSRLRLDLEGLKRAAFTKADRFLKVGYQERSK